A single genomic interval of Cupriavidus sp. MP-37 harbors:
- the mltB gene encoding lytic murein transglycosylase B: MTDTQRSLRRPLLGAALSAAALGLCGLSPSLLAAGKRRVSVREEEIEPGRYRDNPQARAFIDEMVARHGFDRSMLQDWFGQAVYSATVVRLIMPPATTGRKSWRTYRSRFIEPVRINAGVRFWQDNRDTLRRAEAEFGVPASVIVGIIGVETIYGRDMGTFRVLDSLSTLAFDYPDTPNRAARSTLFRNQLADYLLWCRDTRTDVYSVLGSYAGAIGIPQFMPTSLREYAIDYDNNGHIDLRNSPTDAIGSVARFLQLHGWEPGRPVVWRIAPDAGSLGVATAAADGEPWPTRTLNQLTRAGLRVDEPINLAREGETGVLVVDLPTPDQPTEYLLGLRNFYVLTRYNRSFFYALAVYQLGEAVKAAMG, translated from the coding sequence ATGACCGACACCCAGCGCTCACTGCGACGCCCCCTGCTGGGCGCCGCGCTTTCCGCTGCCGCACTCGGACTCTGCGGCCTCTCCCCCAGCCTGCTCGCCGCCGGCAAACGCCGCGTCAGCGTGCGCGAGGAAGAAATCGAACCCGGCCGCTACCGCGACAATCCGCAAGCACGTGCCTTTATCGACGAGATGGTGGCGCGCCACGGCTTTGACCGCAGCATGCTGCAGGACTGGTTCGGCCAGGCCGTCTATTCGGCCACCGTGGTACGGCTGATCATGCCGCCCGCCACCACCGGGCGCAAAAGCTGGCGCACCTACCGCTCGCGCTTTATCGAGCCGGTCCGCATCAATGCGGGCGTGCGCTTCTGGCAGGACAACCGCGATACGCTGCGCCGCGCCGAGGCCGAGTTCGGCGTGCCGGCCTCGGTCATCGTCGGCATCATCGGCGTGGAAACCATCTACGGCCGCGACATGGGCACGTTCCGCGTGCTCGATTCGCTGTCGACGCTGGCCTTCGACTACCCCGACACACCCAACCGCGCCGCGCGCTCCACGCTGTTCCGCAACCAGCTGGCCGACTACCTGCTGTGGTGCCGCGACACCCGCACCGATGTCTACTCGGTGCTGGGCTCGTATGCCGGCGCCATCGGCATCCCGCAGTTCATGCCGACCAGCCTGCGCGAATACGCCATCGACTACGACAACAACGGCCACATCGACCTGCGCAACAGCCCCACCGACGCCATCGGCAGCGTGGCCCGCTTCCTGCAGCTGCACGGCTGGGAGCCGGGCCGTCCGGTGGTGTGGCGCATCGCCCCCGACGCCGGCAGCCTCGGCGTTGCCACCGCTGCGGCCGATGGCGAGCCGTGGCCGACCCGCACCCTCAACCAGCTGACCCGCGCCGGGCTGCGCGTGGACGAGCCCATCAACCTGGCGCGGGAAGGCGAAACCGGCGTGCTGGTGGTGGACCTGCCCACGCCCGACCAGCCCACCGAGTACCTGCTGGGCCTGCGCAACTTCTATGTGCTGACGCGCTACAACCGCAGCTTCTTCTATGCGCTGGCGGTGTACCAGCTGGGCGAGGCGGTCAAGGCGGCGATGGGCTGA